Proteins co-encoded in one Pseudomonadota bacterium genomic window:
- a CDS encoding YqgE/AlgH family protein: MNRISIYLLPLLLLLPWGTAAANEEGSATASPSLLLIAKPEMNDPRFQEAVVLVTRHGGPGTIGVILNKSTGVHLNDVFSDLPELDAQTGMIYFGGPVSPDVLTFLVDTETHPAPALTITENIYLAQDPDLLRALIDNPGQRSHLRVFSGHAGWATGQLENEIERGDWWLVPLQLKYLFFDTPDKLWQTIVQELKGKWVSVPVIAPNRTV, encoded by the coding sequence ATGAACCGCATCTCAATCTATCTGTTACCGCTTTTATTGCTTTTACCCTGGGGTACCGCCGCCGCCAATGAAGAGGGATCTGCGACCGCCAGCCCCAGTCTTCTGCTGATCGCCAAACCGGAGATGAACGACCCGCGTTTTCAGGAAGCGGTGGTTCTGGTCACGCGTCACGGCGGACCCGGCACCATCGGTGTGATTCTCAACAAATCCACCGGCGTGCACTTGAACGACGTGTTCTCCGACCTGCCGGAACTGGATGCGCAGACCGGCATGATCTATTTCGGGGGTCCGGTTTCCCCCGACGTACTGACCTTTCTGGTGGATACCGAAACCCATCCCGCACCAGCGTTGACCATCACCGAGAACATCTACCTGGCCCAGGACCCCGATCTGCTGCGCGCCCTCATCGACAACCCTGGGCAGCGCAGCCACTTGCGCGTTTTCAGCGGCCACGCCGGTTGGGCGACCGGTCAATTGGAGAATGAGATCGAACGCGGCGATTGGTGGCTGGTGCCGCTGCAACTCAAATACCTGTTCTTCGATACGCCCGACAAACTCTGGCAAACGATCGTGCAGGAGCTGAAGGGAAAGTGGGTGTCGGTGCCGGTAATCGCCCCCAACCGTACGGTCTGA
- a CDS encoding metal-dependent hydrolase translates to MDSLTQITLGAAVGEAVLGRKVGARAPLWGAICGTLPDLDVFIPMGEAVANFTYHRSFSHSLIVLAVLTPLLVWLILRFHPQTADHKRRWALLVYAVLATHALLDSFTVYGTQIFWPLSDYPVSIGSVFIIDPAYTLPLLIGVIGALVWRHRPMGFRANLLGLTLSSAYLAWGFGTQLYVENLAARSLQAQGNSYQKLLGQPTPFNSLLWRIVAVSDDHYDVGYYSLIDASDRVRFRRIESSPHLLSGIEGHWPVQRLRWFTQGFYSVERVENAVVMSDLRMGVEPNYVFRFKVGEIANPHALPVNSTLLPVKRDWDRLPQVWARIWRDDVRF, encoded by the coding sequence ATGGATTCCCTGACACAGATCACCCTGGGTGCCGCGGTCGGCGAGGCGGTACTCGGCCGCAAGGTGGGCGCACGGGCGCCACTGTGGGGGGCGATCTGCGGCACGCTCCCCGACCTCGATGTATTTATTCCGATGGGCGAAGCGGTGGCCAATTTCACCTATCACCGCTCCTTCAGCCATTCGCTGATCGTGCTGGCGGTGCTGACGCCGTTACTGGTGTGGTTGATTTTACGCTTCCATCCACAGACGGCTGATCACAAGCGCCGCTGGGCGCTGCTGGTCTACGCGGTGCTGGCAACGCACGCGCTGCTGGACAGCTTCACGGTTTACGGCACGCAGATCTTCTGGCCGTTGAGTGACTACCCCGTTTCCATCGGCTCGGTTTTCATTATCGATCCCGCCTACACCCTGCCGCTGCTGATCGGGGTTATCGGCGCACTCGTGTGGCGCCACAGGCCTATGGGTTTTCGAGCCAATCTGCTCGGATTGACGCTGAGCAGCGCCTATCTCGCCTGGGGATTCGGCACCCAACTCTATGTGGAGAATCTCGCCGCCCGTTCGCTGCAGGCGCAGGGAAACAGCTACCAGAAGCTGCTGGGCCAACCCACTCCCTTCAACTCCCTCCTGTGGCGCATCGTGGCGGTAAGCGATGACCACTACGACGTCGGTTACTACTCCTTGATCGACGCTTCAGATCGAGTCAGATTCCGGCGCATCGAAAGTTCGCCCCATCTGCTCTCCGGTATCGAAGGGCATTGGCCGGTGCAACGGTTGCGGTGGTTCACACAGGGGTTCTACTCGGTGGAGCGCGTCGAAAACGCTGTCGTGATGAGCGATCTGCGCATGGGCGTGGAACCCAACTACGTCTTCCGCTTCAAGGTCGGTGAAATCGCCAACCCGCACGCACTGCCGGTCAACAGCACCCTGTTACCCGTCAAACGCGACTGGGACCGGCTGCCGCAGGTGTGGGCACGCATCTGGCGCGACGATGTCAGGTTCTGA
- a CDS encoding NnrU protein — protein sequence MIWVGVHLFPSVFANRRQSIITRVGNAAYQGIFALCIVAGLVLIVLGWRSSMPSHIYTPPAALRHPAMLLVVISFIFFVAAYFPATRIKRFLRHPQLTGVLIWAIAHLLMNGDSRSVLLFSVIGAWSLVAMFTISRRHGEWMKPSKPDGWGQDIALIAVGLALSELAFYFHEFFTGVPLTI from the coding sequence ATGATTTGGGTAGGTGTGCATCTCTTCCCCTCTGTTTTCGCCAATAGACGGCAATCGATCATAACCCGCGTAGGCAATGCAGCGTACCAGGGTATCTTTGCGTTGTGCATCGTGGCCGGCCTGGTGTTGATTGTATTGGGCTGGCGCAGTTCCATGCCGTCGCACATTTACACTCCGCCTGCGGCGCTGAGGCATCCGGCCATGCTGCTGGTCGTCATTAGTTTCATTTTTTTTGTTGCAGCGTACTTTCCGGCCACCCGAATAAAGCGGTTCCTACGCCATCCACAGCTCACCGGAGTATTGATCTGGGCAATCGCCCACTTGTTGATGAACGGCGACAGCCGTTCGGTACTGCTGTTTTCGGTCATCGGCGCCTGGAGCCTGGTAGCCATGTTCACTATTAGCCGCCGCCATGGCGAATGGATGAAGCCCAGCAAACCTGACGGTTGGGGACAGGATATTGCCCTGATAGCGGTCGGCCTCGCATTATCCGAGCTCGCGTTTTACTTCCATGAATTCTTTACCGGAGTTCCGTTGACTATTTGA
- a CDS encoding alpha/beta fold hydrolase, translating into MHRYHDNFIPSPDHHAIPYRAWLASEPKATLLLAHGMSEHVGRYEPFAEYLADHHINTWAIGHRGHGADCANEDRGHYADQGGWRKVVSDLNQLKRHIHATATNLPLVVLGHSMGSYVALAAVMEEAEGCDGLLLTGSGLNARFLLSAGVLVSWLEKVRLGGRGKSGLMSALTFQSFNRRFKPNRTAYDWLSRDSEQVDQYLADPLCGFACTNQFWMDLLRGQFGLYRVKEGGVIPAHLPTLLISGGADPVGGYGAGVRRLQYLLRSGGVESVEVDLIAGARHEVLNEVNKEETWARIARWIQGIALRGATSNL; encoded by the coding sequence ATGCACCGCTATCACGATAATTTCATACCCTCACCGGACCATCACGCGATCCCCTATCGGGCATGGTTGGCGAGCGAGCCAAAGGCAACCTTGCTCCTGGCTCACGGCATGTCTGAGCACGTCGGGCGTTACGAGCCATTTGCCGAGTACCTGGCGGATCACCACATCAACACATGGGCGATCGGGCATCGGGGCCATGGTGCCGATTGTGCGAACGAGGATCGCGGGCACTACGCCGACCAGGGCGGCTGGCGGAAAGTGGTGTCTGACCTCAATCAGCTTAAGCGCCATATCCATGCAACTGCGACCAACCTTCCGCTGGTTGTGCTGGGGCACAGCATGGGCTCGTATGTCGCGTTGGCGGCGGTGATGGAGGAAGCCGAGGGCTGCGATGGTTTGCTGCTGACGGGGTCCGGGCTCAACGCCAGGTTCCTGCTCAGCGCGGGCGTTCTGGTTTCCTGGCTTGAGAAGGTGCGACTGGGTGGCCGGGGCAAGAGCGGACTGATGAGTGCGCTGACCTTCCAATCCTTCAACCGTCGCTTCAAGCCCAATCGCACCGCCTATGACTGGCTGAGTCGCGATTCAGAACAGGTCGACCAATACCTTGCCGACCCGCTGTGCGGATTTGCCTGTACCAACCAGTTCTGGATGGATCTGCTGCGCGGTCAATTCGGGTTGTACAGGGTGAAAGAGGGCGGCGTGATCCCGGCCCATTTACCCACTTTGCTGATCAGCGGTGGAGCCGACCCCGTTGGGGGTTACGGGGCAGGGGTGCGCAGGCTGCAGTATTTGTTGAGGTCCGGAGGCGTGGAGTCCGTCGAAGTGGATCTGATCGCGGGTGCGCGCCACGAGGTGCTCAACGAGGTCAACAAAGAAGAGACCTGGGCGAGAATCGCGCGGTGGATTCAAGGTATTGCGTTACGCGGTGCGACCAGCAACCTGTGA